The following coding sequences lie in one Zingiber officinale cultivar Zhangliang chromosome 2B, Zo_v1.1, whole genome shotgun sequence genomic window:
- the LOC122047179 gene encoding phytoene synthase 2, chloroplastic-like isoform X1, producing the protein METLLLRMVSPADARVGLGFLEAVREGDRSQGKLPAFPAMNHDGEIQRRNRRWSLRSLYADSKYACVGFEPEKSSLFPCAASLLTSAGGEIVVSSEQKVYDVVLKQAALVKRQLTSNIAVDAKKQDTPLPGSLGLLEDAYDRCGEVCAEYAKTFYLGTLLMTPERRKAIWAIYVWCRRTDELVDGPNASQITPTALDRWESRLEDVFSGQPYDMLDAALSDTVRKYPVDIQARIQLLLRHCFNGATISNNRCTQLVVVCLDFQPFRDMIEGMRLDLKKSRYKNFSELYLYCYYVAGTVGLMSVPVMGIAQESKATTESVYSAALALGIANQLTNILRDVGEDASRGRIYLPQDELAQAGLSDEDIFNGKVTDKWRSFMKDQIKRARVFFQEAEIGVTELNQASRWPVWASLELYRRILDEIEANDYNNFTKRAYVSKAKKLMALPVAYGRSLVRPSSLRQSNLVKA; encoded by the exons ATGGAAACTTTGCTGCTGCGGATGGTTTCTCCCGCGGATGCGCGTGTTGGACTAGGATTCTTGGAAGCAGTTCGAGAAGGGGATCGGTCACAGGGAAAGCTGCCTGCGTTTCCTGCAATGAATCATGACGGGGAGATCCAGAGAAGGAATCGAAGGTGGAGCTTGCGCTCGCTCTATGCTGATTCCAAGTACGCCTGCGTGGGGTTTGAGCCAGAAAAGAGCTCACTTTTTCCCTGCGCGGCGAGTCTGCTGACGAGCGCCGGAGGGGAGATCGTGGTCTCCTCGGAGCAGAAGGTCTATGACGTAGTTCTGAAGCAGGCCGCACTGGTGAAGAGGCAGCTGACCTCGAACATTGCCGTCGATGCGAAGAAGCAGGACACGCCACTTCCTGGATCACTGGGCTTGTTGGAGGATGCCTACGATCGCTGTGGAGAAGTCTGCGCAGAGTATGCCAAGACCTTTTACTTGG GGACACTGCTCATGACTCCTGAGAGAAGAAAGGCTATCTGGGCAATCTATG TGTGGTGCAGGAGGACCGATGAGCTTGTAGATGGTCCAAATGCTTCACAAATCACACCTACTGCTTTAGACCGATGGGAATCGAGGCTGGAGGATGTGTTTTCAGGCCAGCCATATGACATGCTCGATGCGGCCCTTTCCGATACCGTTAGAAAGTACCCCGTCGATATCCAGGCACGCATTCAACTTTTATTAAGGCATTGTTTTAATGGAGCTACTATATCAAATAACCGATGCACACAACTTGTTGTTGTCTGTTTGGATTTTCAGCCATTTAGAGACATGATTGAAGGAATGCGATTGGATTTAAAGAAATCTAGATATAAAAACTTCAGCGAACTCTATCTCTATTGCTACTACGTCGCTGGAACTGTCGGATTGATGAGCGTTCCTGTGATGGGCATCGCACAAGAGTCGAAAGCGACAACAGAGAGTGTGTACAGTGCAGCTTTGGCTTTAGGGATTGCAAACCAACTGACCAACATTCTTAGGGATGTTGGGGAAGA TGCTAGTAGAGGGAGGATTTATCTGCCACAGGATGAGCTTGCTCAGGCTGGTCTTTCAGATGAGGACATTTTTAATGGCAAGGTGACTGACAAATGGAGGAGTTTCATGAAGGACCAAATCAAGAGGGCAAGAGTGTTCTTCCAAGAAGCTGAGATTGGTGTAACCGAACTCAATCAAGCTAGTCGTTGGCCG GTTTGGGCTTCTCTAGAACTGTATAGGCGGATCCTCGACGAAATTGAAGCGAACGACTACAATAACTTCACTAAGCGAGCTTATGTTAGCAAAGCAAAGAAGCTTATGGCCCTGCCGGTTGCGTATGGAAGATCTCTAGTTAGGCCATCTTCTCTGAGGCAGTCAAACTTAGTGAAAGCATGA
- the LOC122047176 gene encoding serine/threonine protein kinase OSK1-like, which translates to MEGSGRGSSADVVLQNYKLGKTLGIGSFGKVKIAEHLLTGHKVAIKILNRRKVKSMEMEEKVRREIKILRLFMHPHIIRLYEVIETHSDIFVVMEYVKSGELFDYIVEKGRLQEVEARRFFQQIISGVEYCHRNMVAHRDLKPENLLLDSKCNVKIADFGLSNVMRDGHFLKTSCGSPNYAAPEVISGKLYAGPEVDVWSCGVILYALLCGTLPFDDENIPNLFKKIKGGIYTLPSHLSALARDLIPKMLVVDPMKRITIPQIREHAWFKIRLPRYLAVPPPDTSQQAKKIDEDILLEVTKMGFDKNQLVESLHNRIQNEATVSYYLLVDNHFRTTSGYLGGDFQETMDYLNTNSSGMAAPHRQPGYMEQQGMINPRAPHSPASERKWALGLQSRAHPREIMTEVLKALQELNISWKQIGHYNMKCRYFPGFADSQAAIETEGADKELLVVKFEMQLYKTKEDKYLLDLQRVSGPQLLFLDLCAAFLAQLRVL; encoded by the exons ATGGAAGGATCTGGTAGAGGTAGCAGCGCTGATGTGGTCTTGCAAAATTATAAGCTAGGAAAGACTCTTGGCATTGGATCATTTGGTAAGGTTAAAATTGCAGAGCATTTGTTGACCGGCCACAAGGTTGCTATCAAGATCCTGAACCGTCGGAAAGTAAAGAGTATGGAAATGGAAGAAAAAG TGAGACGAGagataaaaatattaagattGTTTATGCATCCGCATATTATACGACTTTATGAGGTGATTGAGACACATTCAGACATTTTTGTTGTGATGGAGTATGTTAAATCCGGCGAGCTATTTGATTATATTGTTGAAAAAGGAAGGTTACAGGAGGTTGAAGCTCGCCGCTTCTTCCAACAG ATTATATCTGGTGTTGAGTACTGCCACAGAAACATGGTTGCTCATCGGGACTTGAAGCCAGAGAACTTGTTGTTGGATTCAAAGTGCAATGTTAAAATTGCTGACTTTGGCTTAAGTAACGTTATGCGTGATGGCCATTTTCTGAAGACTAGCTGTGGAAGCCCAAATTATGCTGCTCCTGAG GTCATTTCTGGAAAACTTTATGCTGGACCTGAGGTTGATGTGTGGAGTTGTGGTGTCATTCTTTATGCTCTTCTTTGTGGTACCCTTCCCTTTGACGATGAGAATATTCCAAACTTATTCAAGAAAATAAAG GGAGGTATATATACTCTTCCTAGCCATTTGTCTGCTCTTGCCCGAGATTTGATTCCTAAAATGCTGGTTGTTGATCCTATGAAGAGAATAACCATTCCTCAGATCCGTGAACATGCATGGTTCAAGATTCGTCTTCCTCGCTATCTAGCTGTTCCTCCACCAGATACTTCACAACAAGCTAAAAAG ATCGATGAAGACATCCTTCTGGAGGTGACTAAGATGGGTTTCGACAAGAACCAGTTGGTCGAGTCTCTTCATAACAGGATACAGAATGAG GCAACTGTTTCTTACTACTTGCTTGTGGACAATCATTTCCGCACGACGAGTGGCTATCTCGGTGGTGATTTTCAAGAAACCATG GATTATTTGAATACCAATTCAAGTGGCATGGCAGCTCCACATCGCCAACCTGGTTACATGGAGCAACAGGGGATGATTAATCCAAGAGCACCACATTCCCCTGCTTCTGAAAGAAAATGGGCTCTTGGTCTTCAG TCTCGAGCCCATCCTCGTGAGATCATGACGGAGGTGCTCAAAGCCCTGCAAGAGCTGAATATTTCTTGGAAACAGATTGGGCATTACAACATGAAGTGCCGTTATTTCCCAGGTTTTGCTGATTCTCAAGCTGCCATTGAAACTGAAGGTGCTGATAAAGAGCTTTTGGTGGTAAAGTTCGAAATGCAG CTTTACAAGACCAAGGAAGACAAGTATCTCCTCGATCTGCAGAGGGTGAGTGGCCCTCAGCTATTGTTTCTTGACTTGTGTGCTGCATTTCTCGCTCAGCTTAGAGTTCTGTGA
- the LOC122047177 gene encoding histone H4: MSGRGKGGKGLGKGGAKRHRKVLRDNIQGITKPAIRRLARRGGVKRISGLIYEETRGVLKIFLENVIRDAVTYTEHARRKTVTAMDVVYALKRQGRTLYGFGG, from the coding sequence ATGTCCGGCCGCGGCAAGGGAGGCAAGGGGCTCGGCAAAGGCGGAGCTAAGCGCCACCGCAAGGTCCTTCGCGACAACATCCAGGGCATCACTAAGCCGGCGATCCGCCGCCTCGCCCGACGCGGCGGCGTCAAGCGCATCAGCGGCCTCATCTACGAGGAGACCCGTGGCGTCCTCAAGATCTTTCTCGAGAACGTCATCCGCGACGCCGTCACCTACACCGAGCACGCCCGCCGCAAAACCGTCACCGCCATGGACGTCGTCTACGCCCTCAAGCGCCAGGGCCGCACCCTCTACGGTTTCGGCGGCTGA
- the LOC122047179 gene encoding phytoene synthase 2, chloroplastic-like isoform X2, with translation METLLLRMVSPADARVGLGFLEAVREGDRSQGKLPAFPAMNHDGEIQRRNRRWSLRSLYADSKYACVGFEPEKSSLFPCAASLLTSAGGEIVVSSEQKVYDVVLKQAALVKRQLTSNIAVDAKKQDTPLPGSLGLLEDAYDRCGEVCAEYAKTFYLGTLLMTPERRKAIWAIYVWCRRTDELVDGPNASQITPTALDRWESRLEDVFSGQPYDMLDAALSDTVRKYPVDIQPFRDMIEGMRLDLKKSRYKNFSELYLYCYYVAGTVGLMSVPVMGIAQESKATTESVYSAALALGIANQLTNILRDVGEDASRGRIYLPQDELAQAGLSDEDIFNGKVTDKWRSFMKDQIKRARVFFQEAEIGVTELNQASRWPVWASLELYRRILDEIEANDYNNFTKRAYVSKAKKLMALPVAYGRSLVRPSSLRQSNLVKA, from the exons ATGGAAACTTTGCTGCTGCGGATGGTTTCTCCCGCGGATGCGCGTGTTGGACTAGGATTCTTGGAAGCAGTTCGAGAAGGGGATCGGTCACAGGGAAAGCTGCCTGCGTTTCCTGCAATGAATCATGACGGGGAGATCCAGAGAAGGAATCGAAGGTGGAGCTTGCGCTCGCTCTATGCTGATTCCAAGTACGCCTGCGTGGGGTTTGAGCCAGAAAAGAGCTCACTTTTTCCCTGCGCGGCGAGTCTGCTGACGAGCGCCGGAGGGGAGATCGTGGTCTCCTCGGAGCAGAAGGTCTATGACGTAGTTCTGAAGCAGGCCGCACTGGTGAAGAGGCAGCTGACCTCGAACATTGCCGTCGATGCGAAGAAGCAGGACACGCCACTTCCTGGATCACTGGGCTTGTTGGAGGATGCCTACGATCGCTGTGGAGAAGTCTGCGCAGAGTATGCCAAGACCTTTTACTTGG GGACACTGCTCATGACTCCTGAGAGAAGAAAGGCTATCTGGGCAATCTATG TGTGGTGCAGGAGGACCGATGAGCTTGTAGATGGTCCAAATGCTTCACAAATCACACCTACTGCTTTAGACCGATGGGAATCGAGGCTGGAGGATGTGTTTTCAGGCCAGCCATATGACATGCTCGATGCGGCCCTTTCCGATACCGTTAGAAAGTACCCCGTCGATATCCAG CCATTTAGAGACATGATTGAAGGAATGCGATTGGATTTAAAGAAATCTAGATATAAAAACTTCAGCGAACTCTATCTCTATTGCTACTACGTCGCTGGAACTGTCGGATTGATGAGCGTTCCTGTGATGGGCATCGCACAAGAGTCGAAAGCGACAACAGAGAGTGTGTACAGTGCAGCTTTGGCTTTAGGGATTGCAAACCAACTGACCAACATTCTTAGGGATGTTGGGGAAGA TGCTAGTAGAGGGAGGATTTATCTGCCACAGGATGAGCTTGCTCAGGCTGGTCTTTCAGATGAGGACATTTTTAATGGCAAGGTGACTGACAAATGGAGGAGTTTCATGAAGGACCAAATCAAGAGGGCAAGAGTGTTCTTCCAAGAAGCTGAGATTGGTGTAACCGAACTCAATCAAGCTAGTCGTTGGCCG GTTTGGGCTTCTCTAGAACTGTATAGGCGGATCCTCGACGAAATTGAAGCGAACGACTACAATAACTTCACTAAGCGAGCTTATGTTAGCAAAGCAAAGAAGCTTATGGCCCTGCCGGTTGCGTATGGAAGATCTCTAGTTAGGCCATCTTCTCTGAGGCAGTCAAACTTAGTGAAAGCATGA
- the LOC122047175 gene encoding protein LHY-like, whose product MQAKGRSCEGLGGGRGKGRRRGKSGEVVATEEEKADQENCVPSMTMNDINLPNNLLFVNVRSSADQTHSEDLAVSASDPLIRVRKPYTITKHREKWTKEEHEKFLEAIKLYGRAWRRIQEHIGTKTAIQIRSHAQKFFSKVDRKADTGKSIDIPPPRPKRKPLHPYPRKLGHGCTATVPNAKSPENSSFTIPSFSEQESGSPVSVLSLFRSDTSGSFFSKTRSICASPSSTGVGLDPMDVSMSDSENGCCSPTSSALIDNKILVLGLETSSSTKLDEAMPGPDMDPKDSNTSVEAQPTSVKLFGRTLLISNSGKACSSNDQKTNMDTHIQAPSLAHISPCEASCRLTTSSIAPDAAAHSMCHFLEFQSQGVQMNSNAEVFAPVPFWSFFGSRLSPLPFTTTQQDMRAKRKAPLNATGHLTMEKENYNTDTSTSSSSAWNETETAIDDVNRSVEGQGVSALQVHRCSTTRRLKRSKYSAFSPVETTNQYMNKELSALT is encoded by the exons ATGCAGGCGAAGGGGAGAAGCTGCGAAGGCCTGGGAGGAGGGAGAGGGAAAGGGAGACGGAGAGGGAAAAGTGGAGAGGTAGTTGCTACCGAGGAAGAGAAGGCAGATCAG GAGAACTGTGTTCCGTCAATGACAATGAACGACATTAATCTTCCAAACAATCTACTTTTTGTTAATGTAAGATCATCTGCTGACCAGACTCACTCGGAGGATCTGGCAGTATCAGCATCAGATCCACTGATTAGG GTGAGGAAACCTTACACTATCACGAAGCATCGAGAGAAGTGGACCAAAGAAGAACATGAAAAGTTTTTGGAAGCTATTAAACTTTATGGCCGTGCTTGGCGTCGTATACAAG AACATATCGGCACAAAGACTGCCATTCAAATCCGAAGTCATGCACAGAAGTTTTTCTCAAAG GTCGACCGCAAAGCAGATACTGGAAAGTCGATTGACATACCTCCTCCGAGGCCAAAGCGAAAACCACTGCATCCATATCCTCGTAAGCTAGGCCATGGGTGCACTGCTACTGTTCCAAATGCAAAGTCACCGGAGAACTCTTCCTTCACAATTCCTTCATTCTCCGAACAAGAGAGTGGATCACCAGTCTCAGTGCTGTCTTTATTCAGATCTGATACTTCTGGTTCATTCTTCTCAAAGACTCGAAGCATCTGTGCATCACCATCGTCAACTGGGGTCGGTTTAGACCCGATGGACGTTTCAATGAGTGACTCAGAGAACGGATGTTGCTCCCCAACCTCATCAGCTTTGATAGACAACAAGATTTTAGTGTTGGGCCTGGAAACTAGCAGCTCAACTAAATTAGATGAAGCTATGCCG GGGCCCGACATGGATCCGAAGGATAGCAACACTTCAGTTGAAGCACAACCTACGAGCGTTAAACTCTTTGGAAGAACACTTCTCATCTCCAACTCTGGAAAAGCATGTTCCTCTAATGATCAGAAAACCAACATGGACACCCATATCCAAGCTCCATCGCTCGCGCACATATCACCCTGCGAAGCTTCATGCCGGCTCACAACAAGCAGTATTGCACCGGATGCCGCAGCACATTCTATGTGCCACTTTCTGGAGTTCCAATCTCAAGGTGTCCAAATGAACTCCAACGCCGAAGTATTTGCCCCAGTGCCCTTCTGGAGTTTTTTCGGAAGCAGACTATCTCCTCTCCCATTCACCACCACGCAACAAGACATGAGGGCGAAAAGAAAGGCACCGCTGAACGCCACAGGACATCTAACTATGGAGAAAGAGAATTATAATACTGATACAAGCACAAGCTCAAGCTCAGCTTGGAATGAAACTGAAACCGCCATCGACGATGTCAATCGTTCTGTCGAAGGGCAAGGGGTTTCAGCATTGCAGGTGCACAGATGCAGCACCACCCGCAGACTAAAGAGAAGCAAGTACTCGGCTTTCTCGCCTGTCGAAACAACAAACCAGTACATGAACAAGGAGCTCAGTGCCCTAACATAA